A single window of Neisseria sp. KEM232 DNA harbors:
- the putP gene encoding sodium/proline symporter PutP gives MNPMYVTFAIYLVAVLLIGLAAYFSTRNFDDYILGGRSLGPFVTAMSAGASDMSGWLLMGLPGAIYLSGLSEAWIAIGLTVGAYFNWLLVAGRLRVHTEHANNALTLPDYFFHRFGAGGHLMKVVSAIIILFFFTIYCASGIVAGATLFQSLFEGMTYNQAMWLGAGATIVYTFLGGFLAVSWTDTLQASLMIFALILTPVMVYLGLGGAEQMSAAIQGVAAETGKQYGSLLAGTTFVGIVSTAAWGLGYFGQPHILARFMAAESAKSLVSARRIGMTWMILCLGGAVAVGYFGIAHFAANPVDVAAMKGNHERVFIALSTLLFNPWIAGVILSAILAAVMSTLSCQLLVCSSAITEDFYKGFLRKNAPQAELVWVGRLMVLAIAVISILIAADPNSKVLGLVSYAWAGFGGAFGPVVILSVFWKRITASGALAGMVAGAVTVVMWAEYVKKPAIAAGQNGWLTVYEIVPGFIACALVAVLVSLIGKAPSQEVQERFEKADADYRASR, from the coding sequence TACATTCTCGGCGGCCGCAGTCTCGGCCCCTTCGTTACCGCCATGTCGGCGGGCGCGTCCGATATGTCGGGCTGGCTTTTGATGGGTCTGCCCGGCGCGATTTATCTGAGCGGCCTGAGCGAAGCCTGGATCGCCATCGGCTTAACCGTCGGCGCTTATTTCAACTGGCTGTTGGTGGCCGGCCGCCTGCGCGTGCACACCGAGCATGCCAACAACGCGCTGACGCTGCCGGACTATTTCTTCCACCGCTTCGGCGCCGGCGGCCATCTGATGAAGGTGGTTTCCGCGATTATCATTCTGTTTTTCTTCACCATTTACTGCGCTTCGGGCATCGTGGCGGGGGCAACTCTGTTCCAGAGCCTGTTTGAAGGCATGACTTACAACCAGGCCATGTGGCTGGGTGCGGGCGCAACCATCGTCTATACCTTCCTCGGCGGCTTTTTGGCCGTGAGCTGGACGGACACCCTGCAGGCTTCGCTGATGATTTTCGCCCTGATTCTGACGCCGGTGATGGTGTATCTGGGCTTGGGCGGCGCCGAGCAGATGTCCGCCGCCATCCAGGGCGTGGCCGCCGAAACCGGCAAACAATACGGCAGCCTGCTGGCCGGTACGACTTTTGTCGGCATCGTTTCCACCGCCGCCTGGGGCTTGGGCTATTTCGGCCAGCCGCACATTCTGGCGCGCTTTATGGCGGCCGAAAGCGCCAAATCGCTGGTATCCGCCCGCCGCATCGGCATGACCTGGATGATTCTGTGTTTGGGCGGCGCGGTGGCCGTCGGCTATTTCGGCATCGCCCACTTTGCCGCCAACCCGGTCGACGTTGCCGCAATGAAAGGCAACCACGAGCGCGTGTTTATCGCCCTGTCCACCCTGCTGTTTAATCCGTGGATTGCCGGCGTGATTCTGAGCGCGATTCTGGCGGCGGTGATGTCCACCCTGTCCTGCCAGCTTTTGGTATGCTCCAGCGCGATTACCGAAGACTTCTACAAAGGCTTTCTGCGTAAAAACGCGCCGCAGGCCGAGCTGGTGTGGGTCGGCCGTCTGATGGTGTTGGCGATTGCCGTGATTTCCATCCTGATTGCCGCTGACCCGAACAGCAAAGTGCTGGGGCTGGTGTCCTACGCTTGGGCAGGTTTCGGCGGCGCATTCGGACCCGTCGTCATTCTGTCGGTGTTTTGGAAACGCATTACCGCATCGGGCGCGCTGGCGGGCATGGTGGCCGGTGCTGTGACCGTGGTGATGTGGGCGGAGTATGTGAAAAAACCCGCCATCGCCGCAGGCCAAAACGGCTGGCTCACCGTGTACGAAATCGTCCCCGGCTTTATCGCCTGCGCCCTAGTTGCCGTGCTGGTGTCGCTGATCGGCAAGGCTCCGTCGCAGGAGGTGCAGGAGCGCTTTGAAAAGGCCGACGCCGACTACCGCGCCAGCCGCTGA